From the genome of Streptacidiphilus sp. PB12-B1b:
ACGGAGACCGCCTTCCTTTTCGGCGAGTTCTACCGGCGCGGGGACGGCTGGAAGTTCCGCGCGGTCGGCCAGGGCTACGCGTCCGGGCTGGAGGGGCTGGCCACCGACTTCGGCATCTCGGTGGACGACGACGAGCCCCAGCCCCCGGCGGCAGGCGCCCAGCCTGCGGCCTCTGCCCAGCCGACGGCCTTCGCCCAGCCTGCTGCCGCCGTCCAGCCCGCGTCCGCACCCGAGCCGCCGGTCGGCTTCGGCCCGCCGCCGGTGATGCAGCCCGCCCCGGCGCCCACGCCGACCCTGGTGTCGTCCTCCCCGCTGCCGCCTCCGGCCGCCGCCCCAGCCGCAGCCGCGCCCGGGCCCGGGCTGAGCCTGAAGAAGCAGAAGCTGATCTCGCTGGAGAAGCAGCTCGCCGACCGCGGCGACCACAACCTGCTCGACCTGACCAAGCGCGCCGCGGTCAGCCTGGAGAAGCGGGGCCTGGGCGAGCACACCGCGCGGGTCGCCCTGTGCCTGGACATCTCCGGGTCGATGGGCGGCCTGTACCGCTCGGGCAAGGTGCAGGCGCTGGTCGAGCGGGTGCTCGCGCTCGGTCTGCGCTTCGACGACAACGCCGAGGTCGACGTCTTCCTCTTCGGCGCCAACGCGCACGAGGCGGGCAGCGTCGGCCTGGACAGCTACCGGGGCTGGACCCAGCGGATGCTGTCGCAGTGGCCGTTGGAGCCGGGCACGGACTACGCCAAGGCCATGCGGCTGATCCGCGAGGAGTACTTCGGCACCAGCGAGCGGCGCTTCGGCCCGGTCTTCGCCCAGCAGCCGGTCTACGTGATGTTCGTGACGGACGGCCGGACGGTCAGCGAGGGCGCCGCCCGTGAGCAGGTCCTGGCGTCCAGCTACGAGCCACTGTTCTGGCAGTTCATGGGGCTCGGCCGGTCCTCGAAGTCGGTGGACGCGCCGGTCCAGGAGGCGCCGCAGCCGGTGAAGAAGTCGCGGTTCGCCAAGCGGCTCCAGGCGGTGGCCGCCGGGTGGAGCGAGGGCACCTTCCGCTTCCTGGAGGAGCTGGACCAGCTCCCGGGCCGCTTCGCCGACAATGCCGACTTCTTCTGCGTGCAGGATCCGGGCAACATCACCGACGACCAGCTGTTCGAACTGATGATGGCCGAGTACCCGGGCTGGCTGCCCCGGGCCCGTGCCCAGGGGCTGCTGCCCCCGCAGTGAGCCGGGGCGCGCCCGGTCGGCGGTTCGGCCCGGCCGCCTCAGACCCCGCGGACGTCGCCGCCGCGCACCCGCAGCACAGCCGCCACGTCGGCGGCCAGGCGCGGCAGCTCCTCCTCGGTCAGCGAGGAGACCGTCACCCGGACGCCGGGCGGCGAGCCGATCCGGAAGCGCGCGCCCGCGGCGACCACCCAGCCGCGTTGCAGCAGCCCGGCGACGGTCGCGGTCTCGTCCGACACCGGGATCCAGACGTTGAGCCCGCTGCGCCCCCGGGCCGGGACGCCGCGCGCGGCCAGCTCGGCGAGCAGCCCGTCCCGCCGGGCCCGGTAGGAGGCGGCGGCCGGGGCCGTGTCCTCCGCTGCCCACAGGGCGGCGACGGTGCGCTGGAGCAGGTGGCTGACCCAGCCCGCGCCGAGCCGCTGGCGTCCGCGCACCCGGTCCAGGGTCTGGGCGTCCCCGGTGAGGACGGCCACCCGCAGGTCGGGGCCGAGCGATTTGGCGGCCGAGCGGACCACGGCCCAGTGGGCGGTGACCGGCCGGCCGTCGGGACCGGCGCAGAGCAGCCGGCAGGGCAGGTCCACGATGCCGTGGCCGTGGTCGTCCTCGACCAGCAGCACGTCCGGGTGGTGCGAGAGCACTGCTCTCAGATCGGACGCCCGCTCTGGGCCGACGGCCGCGCCGGTCGGGTTCTGCGCGCGGCTGGTCACCACCAGCGCGCGGGCGCCCTCGGCCAGCGTCCGGGCGACGTCCTGCACCAGCGGGCCGTCGTCGTCCACGGCGACCGGCACCGGCTTGAGGCCGAGCGCGGGCAGCAGGTCGAGCAGGCTGCTCCAGCCCGGGTCCTCCACCGCGACCGTGTCCCCGGGGCGCAGCCAGGCCAGGAAGATCCGTTCGATGGCGTCCAGCGATCCCGAGGCGACGCCGACGGTGGCGGCCTCGCCCTCCTCCGGCTCGCCCCACACCGACCCGACCGACGCAATCGACCCGACCGGCCCCACCGGGGCGCCGTCGGCCGCGAACGACGCCTCGGCCAGGGCGCGCAGCCGCGGATCCAGGGCCGGGCCGCCGTACAGGACCGGTCGGACGGCGTGGGCCCGGGCCGCCTCCAGGGCGGCCTGCTCCAGGTCGGGCAGCAGCACGGTGTCGGGATTGCCCTGGGCCAGGTCGCGGACGCCCTCGGGAACGGCCAGCCGGACGGCGTCGCGCGAGGTGAGCGCGGGCCGGGCGCGGACCCGGCTGCCGCGCCGGCCGGCGGTCTCGATCACTCCCCGGTCGCGCAGCAGCCGGTAGGCGGCGGCGACCGTGTTGGGATTGACCCCCAGCTCCGCCGCCAGCTCCCGCAGCGGCGGCAGGGCCGCCTCGGGCGGCAGTACGCCGGTGACGACCGCGTGTTCGACGTCGGCGGCGATCTCCGTGGCGCGCCGCCCACGAATCCGATAATCTCCTAGCACAAAGATCATTATGCACTAGTGCATAAGCGGTGTCGAGCAGGAACCGAGCAGGAGAAGTCCCCATGCTGATCCATCCGTGGGACCGGGGCGCCGACCAGGAGTGGCGCACCTGGCTGGCGGCGCGCGATTTCGGGCTGCTCGCCGCCAACGGCCCCGACGGCGCCGCGCCGGTGCTCGTCCCCACCCAGTTCGTCTACCAGGGCGGCGAGGAGGTGCTGCTGCACCTGGCCCGCCCCAATCCGGTCTGGGCCGCGATCGAGGCCAACCCCCGGCTCACCCTCGCCGTGACGGACGACTACGCCTTCGTCCCCGGCCCCTGGCGGCCCCCGGCGGGCACCCCGCCCGAGCAGGGCGTCCCCACCACCTACTACGCCTCGGTGCACCTGGTCGGCACCGCCACCGTCGTGGACGACCCGGAGCTGAAGGCCGCGCTGATGGACCGCCAGCTCGCCCACTTCCAGCCGGACACCCCGAGGACGCCCATCGTCCCCGGCCAACCGCCGTTCGGGCGGATGCTCTCCGCCATCCGCGGGCTGCGCCTCCAGATCACCGAGGTGCGGCCGAAGTTCAAGTACGACGACAAGAAGGACGTCGAGCTGCAGACGGCCGTCGCCGAGCGGCTGGCCGAGCGCGGGCGTCCGCGCGACGCCGGGGCCCGGGCCCAGCTGCTGCGCCGCCGGGACGCCCGCAGCGGCTCCTGAGACGGCGTCTCCCGCCCCCGGCGGCCGCAGCGGCCCCGGGGAACGCGGGGCGGGAAAGGCCATGCGTGCACTGGGCCGTCCGGGGCAGGAGCCCACCCGGACGGCTCAGGAACCCGTCGCGCCGCAGGCCCGATGGGGTGCACCTTCCTAGGCTGTCCGGACGGACCATCAGTCCGGTGCCGCCCGCACGGCGGCCCGTTGCACTCCCGGGAGCCTCAACTGACCACCACCGCGCACCAACGCCCCGCCGGAGAGGCCAACCTCGGTCACATCATCTTCATCGCCGCCGCCGCGGCCATGGGCGGGTTCCTGTTCGGCTACGACAGCTCGGTGATCAGCGGTGCCGTGACCGGCATCCAGCACCACTTCAAGGTCGGCAACGGCGAGACGGCCCTGGTGGTCTCGTCCGCCCTGCTCGGCTCGGCCGTGGGCGCCGCCGTCGCGGGCGGCATGGCCGACCGGCTCGGCCGCATCCGGGTGATGCAGATCGCGGGCATCCTCTTCGCCATCAGCGGCGTCGGCTCGATGTTCCCGCCGAGCATTTTCGTGCTCGGCGTCTGGCGCGTGGTCGGCGGCCTGGCCATCGGCATGGCCTCGGTGATCGCCCCCGCCTACATCGCCGAGGTGGCCCCGCCCGCCGTACGCGGCCGGTTGGCCTCCTTCCAACAGGCCGCGATCGTCCTCGGGATCTTCATCTCCCAGCTCGTCAACTACGCCCTCAACCAGGGCGCCGGCGGCAGCCCCAACGACAAGATCGCCGGAATCCAGGCGTGGCAGTGGATGCTGGGCGTGGAGACCATCCCCGCGCTGATCTACTTCCTGATGTCCTTCGCCATCCCCGAGTCGCCGCGCTTCCTGATCGCCAGCGGACGCACCGACCGGGCGCGCTCGGTGCTGACCGACATCGAGGACCCGGGCACCGACATCGACGGCCGGATCGAGGAGATCCGCACCGTCATCTCCACGGAGCACAAGAGCTCGTTCAAGGACCTGCTCAACGGGCGCAACCTGAAGGCGATCGTCTGGATCGGCATCGGCGCCTCGGTCTTCCAGCAGTTCGTCGGCATCAACGTGATCTTCTACTACTCCTCGCTGTTGTGGCAGTCGGTCGGCATCAACGCCAGCAACTCGCTGCTGATCAGCGTCTCCACCTCGCTGGTGAACATCGTCGGCACGGTCATCGCCGTCGTCCTGGTCGACCGCGTCGGACGCCGCCCACTGGCTCTGACCGGCTCCGCCGGCATGGCCGTCGCCCTGGGCTTCGCCGCCTGGGCCTTCTCCTACCGCCACGGCACCGGCACCTCCGCCACCCTGCCCCACCTGCAGGCCACCGTGGCCCTGGTCGCCGCCCACGTCTTCGTTCTCTGCTTCGCCTTCTCCTGGGGCGTGGTGGTCTGGGTCCTGCTCGGCGAGATGTTCCCCAACAAGATCCGCGCCCTGGCCCTCTCCGTGGCCGCCTCCGCCCAGTGGATCGCCAACTGGGCCATCACCGTCAGCTTCCCCACCATGTCCGACTGGAACCTCTCGGCCACCTACGTCATCTACGCCTGCTTCGCCCTCCTCTCCATCCCCTTCGTCTACTTCTTCATCAAGGAGACCAAGGGCCGCACCCTCGAGTCCATGGGCTAGCCACGCGAGACCGCGCGACTGAGGCAGCGATGAGGGGCCGATCCCGAGGCACTGGGATCGGCCCCTCTCTGATGCCCATTCATGTCCGGGGTGTGCCCCTGGCCGACCGGCTCCGTGTGGTCGGCCGGGCCCGGGCGGGCACCGATCACCTCGAGTTGGCGGCCGCCGCCCGTCACGGGGTCGCTGTCACCCGTACTCCCGGTTCCAACGCGAACGCGGTTGGCGAGTTCACGTGGCCCAGCCACTCGCCCTGACCCAAGATCTCCCGCGCACCACCGGGCGGCCGACGGAGCAGAACTGTCGGCCGCCCGCTCGTATCCACAGCTCGGCCGGTCGCCCAGGAACGCCCCACAGGTGGTCGTGCTCGTGCGAGCCGGACACCGCCATGATGGGATGCACGGAAGGATCAGGCAACCAACGCCCAGGAAGGCCACGGTGCGATGACGGCACAGGCACGGGAGATGCTGCAGGCGGCGAATGCCGCGCAGATCGAGCATCCGGGCGGCACGCTGCTCGCGCATCTGGAGCGGGTCGAAGCGCTGCTCCTGTCATGGGACGCCCCTCAGCCGCTGGCTTCGGCCGGACTGTGTCACGCCTTCTACGGCACCGACGGGTTCCCGGTCATCTTGTTGGACCTTGAGCACCGGACCGTCCTGGCCGAGGCGATCGGAGCGGACGCCGAGGCGCTGGTCTACTTCTATGCCTCCTGCGACCGCAAGGCCACCTACCGAGGGCTGGCTGAAGACGACGGGCTGTTCCACGACCGATTCACCGGGACTGGCTATGTTCCGAGCTTGCAACAGCGTCGGGACTTCGCCGAGCTGACCGCCGCCAACGAACTGGACCTCGCCGCGATCAGCCCGGAGATCCGAGGCAGGTACGGCCCCGGACTGCTTACCTTGTTCACCCGCTGGCGTCCGCTGCTGTCCGATCCGGCATGGGCATACTGCCGCGACGTGCTGAGTGGGATTCACAGGATTTGACCATTGCTCTCGCCTACCGGCGGAGGCTCCAGGGACTTCCAGATCTGGAACGATCGAGCAGACGCCCGCAGTGCTCCGCGCGTGGCTGCCGTCGTCATGACCATGGTGTGGGCTCCAGGAGCCAGACACAGTCAACTCCGAACCGGGCGTGCCGCATGTACTCGAGCGGGCCATCGACATCGCCCTGCGATACCCCGGCCTGTTCGACGCAGATGACCCCACTGACGCATTCAGTGTGTGCCGCACGACGCGGGGGCAACTAGGAGACCGGCCCGACGTCCCACGCCGCCGCATGCCCGGCCGCGATCACGTCGATGCGCTCGGCCAACTCAAAGTCAGCGACAGTCAGTTGACCGCCCGCATCGTGCGTGGTGACCGTGAACCGCACCCCATCGAACGACAGGTGAACCTCCGCATGGTGCGACGTGAGCCGGGAGACGTCCGCAACGTGCACGATCAACGCCACTCCGGCGTGGTACCGCACCGGCACCAGGCGCGTAATCGTATTGCCCTGCCGCTCCCACTCAGGGAGCCCCGCCAGCCTCGCCTGGATCTCATCATCCGACAACAGCATGATCACGCCACAACCTCCAGTACCGGGGCCAAAACGTCCGCCGACTCCCGCCCGACCGGGGCATCCTGCCACGGACGCATCGCCACCGACAGAGCACCCCGTTCGGGGCAGCAGGCCCCGGCGCATGGCACCGGCACCAGCGCGGGACAGCCGGTCGACGAGGGCGTACTGCTCCGAGACAGTACCGATCAGGCCCCGGTGCGCTGTGCGAACTCCGCAGACCCGGTACCGTCCCGGGCCCGTACAGGAGGTCGGCGGTGAGCGCCCGCAGTGCCGGGCGTCGGGCTTCCTCCGGAGCAGCCGCCTCCACGACGCGCAGTGCCCTGAAAGTGCGCTGCCGGTCGCCGAGGGCGTGCCACATGCGGGCGGAGTCCGTTGCCGCTCGGGCTCGGCGCTCCGCTGTCGGCAGCGTGGACGCGTCCACCCGCGCCGCATACCGCACGCCCTCGTCCGGGGTGCCGAGGGCGTTGTGGACACCGATCCAGTACACGTCCGCCTGGACCCGCGTCGGCTCCACGGCGAACAACGTCCGCCCAGCCGCCGGGACGCCGGCTCCCCGTAACCCGCCTGCTTCGATCCGGCTCCCCGCATACCCGCGTATCCGCGTACCCGCAGCAGGCTCCGAGGTCGTAGGGCCTGCCGCCAGGCGCGGCGTGGTGGTGGGTTACAGCGGGAGTCGGTAGAAGGTTTTGGTCTGGTGGATCGGGGCGCCCAGTTTCTTGTAGAACGTGAGCGCGGTCGGGTTGTCGGTGTCGCCGGTCCACTCGAGGCGGCTGCACCCTGCCTCGACTGCGGCCTCCTTCACCGCGTCGAGGAGTTGGGCGCCGATGCCTCGGCGGCGGGCGGGCTCGGCGACGAACAGCTCCTTGAGGTACATCGAGGTGTCGGCCCCGGCGGCGGGCCACAGGCGGGAGAAGGATGCCAGGCCCACCACCGCGGTGCCGTCGACGGCCAGCAGTACCGTCGCGGCTGGGGGCTCGGCGAACAGCGCGACATGGACCTGGGTCTCGTCCGCGGGCTCGTGGTCGCCGCCGTAGTACGCCTCCACCTCGCCCAGGAGAACGGAGATGGCCTCGACGTCCTGCTCGACGGCCTGACGAATCGTGATGCCCACGGCGGTGCCCCTTTCAGACGGTGCCGGAGGGGCGGGGCGAGGTCTCCCCCGGGCCCGCCTCCAGCAGTGACCTGGCTCTCCCGGGGACTGTAGCTGGCAAGATCACCGGCGCGGTGGAAGCTCAGCGGAGACCGGTGCCCGGAGGGCAGGCCCAGCGGTGTGCCACGTCGTAGCCGGGGCGGTCCGTGGGCGGAGCCGGGGCGGGGCCTGGGGAGCAGGTCTCGCGGCGGATCCGGGAGGATCGGCCGCGGCCTAGGGTGGCGGCAGGTGGTCCGCCAGGGGGCGGGCCGGGAGGGGGCACGGTGGAGACGTACGGCAGGGCTCAGGTGCGGTTGGCGCGGCCGTCGCGGGATCTACGGGCGGCCGAGCGGTTCTGGGTGGACGGCTTGGGGCTGGGGGTGCTGTTCCGGCACGACTGGGACGGCACGCCGCAGAACCATGCGCTGCTGATGCTCGGCTGGCCGGACGCCGACTGGCATCTGGAGCTGGTGCACGCCCCGGGCGACCCGGTGCTGCCCGCGCCGACCGCCGAGGATCTGCTGGTGCTGTACCTCGACGGCCCGGTTCCGGAGGAGTTGGTCGAGCGGCTGGAGCAGCACGGCGGGCGGCGGGTGGCCGCGCACAACCCGTACTGGGACCAGTGGGGCGTCACGGTGCAGGATCCGGACGGGTACCGACTGGTGCTGTCCACCCGGAGCTGGTCGAACTCCTGACGCGGCGTCCCCCGGATGCCCGCGAGCAGTGGCGGGGCCCTGCGGGGGATTCGATCCTTGCCCCATGAGCGAAGCACGCGACTGGCCCGAGGCGATCGTCTACTTCCGCGAGGACCAGCAGCTGAGCCCGCCCGGTGCGCAGATGCAGGTGTCCGGCCGGGTGGCCTTCGAGGGGCCCTGGCTGCACATCCGGCTGCGGGACCGCGGCGAGATCGTCACCGTGCGCGCGGAGGCGGTCGACCGGGTGGTCCGCCGCACCGAGGGCGACGCGTAGGCACGACGGCACGGCAGCCGCCCGGCGTGCACCTGATTCTGCCGAGTTCGCTCCCGCGCAAGGCAATTGACGCTCTTTCGTCGCTCCCGGGTTCTGGCGGACCGGGCCCGCTGCGGTCAAACTTGCTCCGTCCACGTCAACATGCAGCCGACGGAGCCTCCCTTGACGCACTCGCACCGGACCCGGGTCACCGCCCGCACGCTGGCCCTCACCGCCTCAGCCGCCCTGCTCGCGGCGACCGCCCTCGCGGGCGAGGCGCACGCCGACGCACCCGCCTGGACCGAGACCGGCAGCAGCCTGCAGAGCACGCTCACGGCGGGCGAGGGCGTCACCACCGTCCACTCCGGGGGCGGCGACAGCGTGCTCTACCGGGGCGCGGGCTCGATCCCGCTGTCCGTGCTGGTCCAGAGCTGGACCCACATCGGCGACCCGGACTCCGTCAACGGGTACATCTTCGACGCCTACCAGAGCGGGGCCTCCAACCCCACCAGCAAGATGTTCCGGGTCACCACGCCCTCCGGCGCGTCGTACGAGTACACGCACACCCTGGTCCCCGGCGAGCTGTACAACAACTCCTTCGACACGGTCTCCCCCGACACCCAGTGGATGGTCGCCGGCGAGTGGGGCACCATGGACCACCTGCAGATCTACCCGACGCCGCTGCTCAACCCGGAGACCGGACGGACCGGCGGCACGCTGAACCTGTCCGGGCTGATCCACCTGGACCACGCCGTCAACGACATCCAGGGCTGCGACTTCACCAGCGCCACCCAGCTGGTCTGCGCCTCCGACGACTCCTCGCAGTCGCTGTTCCCGGACAGCAAGCCGCTGCTGGAGATCGACCTCTCCGGCCCGCTGACCGGCGGCGACACCACCGGCCACGTCACCGACATCGGCGCCATCCCGCAGAGCAGCATCTGCTCGGGCACCTACGAGGCCGAGGGCGTGGACTACGACACCTCGACCGGCGTGCTGCGGCTGGAGATGATCCAGCCCAGCATCTGCGGCGCGGTCACCTCGGTCTACACGTACACCCGCTCCTGACGCCCAGCTGACCGGAGCCCTGCTGACCCGGAGCCCTGCTGACCGGCGCCCGGCGGCACCGCCCGGCCGGGCCCGCCCGCGCGCTCGACATGCGCGCGGGCGGGCCCGGCCAGACGATGGGTTCATGTTCGAACGCAAGCCCAGCAGTGATGTCCCGCAGGACCAGGGCGAGTGGATCCAGGCGGAGGTGTTCTTCCGCGAGGGCCAGAAGCTCGACGAGCGCTTCCCCCAGCTGCGGGCCTCCGGCGAGGTCCGCTTCCAGGGCGGCTGGCTGCACTTCCGGCCGATCCAGGAGCCGCCGACGAAGGTCGTCACGCTGCCCGCCGAAGTGGTCAAGCGGGTGGAGTGGACGATCCACGGCTGACGGCGCCCGGGCGGCCCGGTCAGCCGCCGAGGGCCCAGTTCGGCGGGCGGCGCTCCAGGAACGACAGCATGCCCTCACGCGCCTCGTCCGAGCCGAACAGCAGGGCGGACTGCGCCACCATCGACTCGCCGTCGCGCTCGAAGGTCCGCAGCACGTCCGCCGTGACCAGCCGCTTGGTCTCGGCCAGGCCCTGCGGCGACGCCTTGCGGAAGGCGTCCAGCAGCTCGCCGACGGCCGCCGCCGGATCCTCGGCGGCCTCGGTGACCAGGCCGATCCGCTGCGCCTCGGCGGAGTCGAACACCGCGCCGGTGAGGCACCAGCGGGCCGCGCCGCGCGGGTCCAGCCGGGGCAGCAGCGACAGCGAGATGGCGGCCGGGGCCAGGCCCAGGCGTACCTCGGTGAAGGCGAAGGTCGACTTCGGCCCGGCCACCACCAGGTCGCAGGCGCCGAGCAGGCCCAGCCCGCCGGCCCGGACGTGGCCGTCGACCAGGGCCACGACGGGCTTGGCCAGCTCCACTACCGCGCGCATCGCCGCGACCAGGCGGCGCGGGTTGGCGGTCGGGTCGCCGCTGGTCGCCTCGGAGAGGTCGGCGCCCGCGCAGAACGTGCCGCCGGTGTGGGTGAGCACGACCGCCCGCACCTCCGGGTCCTTCACGGCGTCGGCGAGGCCCTGCTCCAGCTCCGCTACCAACCGGGACGACAGCGCGTTGCGGTTGGCCGGGGAGTCGAGCGTCAGCGTGGCGACGCCCTGCTCGACGCCGTACCGGACCAGGGGCGGGGTGTCGGACATGGGTGGGGTCCTTTCGTAGCGGTCCGCATGCTGAGACGACGCTACTCCTGCCCCGCCCGCCCGGTAAGGATCTTGCCTGCCGAAGCGGGCCAGATCACACCCCGGCCGCCGGGCAGGCGCGCGGGCGGTCAGCCCAGCCAGCCCGGCCGGACCAGGCCCGACTCGTACGCCAGCACCACCAGCTGCGCCCGGTCGCGCGCGCCCAGCTTCACCATGGTCCGGCTGACGTGGGTCTTGGCCGTGAGCGGGCTGACCACCAGCCGCCCGGCGATCTCGTCGTTGGACAGCCCCAGGCCGACCAGAGCCAGCACCTCGCGCTCGCGGTCGGTGAGCCGCTCCAGCGGCGCGGAGTGCTCCGGCTGCTTGGAGCGCGCGGCGAACTCAGAGATCAGCCGCCTGGTCACGCCGGGCGACAGCAGGCCGTCCCCGCTGTGCACCGCGCGCACCGCCCGGACCAGCTCGGCCGGCTCGGTGTCCTTGACCAGGAACCCGGCCGCGCCCGAGCGCAGCGCCTCGAACACGTACTCGTCCAGCTCGAAGGTGGTCAGCACGACCACCCGCACCGCCGCCAGCGCCGGATCCGCGCTGATCAGCCGGGTGGCGGCGAGACCGTCCCGCTCGGGCATGCGGATGTCCATCAGCACCACGTCCGGCACCAGCTCGCGGGCCAGCCGGACGGCGGCCAGGCCGTCGTCCGCCTCGGCCACGACCTCGATGTCGGGCTGGGCGTCCAGCAGCGCGCGGAAACCGGCCCGCACCAGCAGCTGGTCATCGGCGAGCAGGACCCGGATCATCGGTTCTCCCTCGGTGGGTGGGGTTCGTCGGACGTGTTCGGCGCCCGCAGCGGCAGCT
Proteins encoded in this window:
- a CDS encoding VWA domain-containing protein, translated to MTAMMTKGSNHPVPTAAIHAAVTWRTDAAAPDVDVSALLLDAGGKVRSDADFVFYNQPRHSSGAVRHAGKHAQPGETTDALVVDLAALEPGIDRVVVGASADGGTFGEVPALRLDLRGADGEGLVQFVIDGATTETAFLFGEFYRRGDGWKFRAVGQGYASGLEGLATDFGISVDDDEPQPPAAGAQPAASAQPTAFAQPAAAVQPASAPEPPVGFGPPPVMQPAPAPTPTLVSSSPLPPPAAAPAAAAPGPGLSLKKQKLISLEKQLADRGDHNLLDLTKRAAVSLEKRGLGEHTARVALCLDISGSMGGLYRSGKVQALVERVLALGLRFDDNAEVDVFLFGANAHEAGSVGLDSYRGWTQRMLSQWPLEPGTDYAKAMRLIREEYFGTSERRFGPVFAQQPVYVMFVTDGRTVSEGAAREQVLASSYEPLFWQFMGLGRSSKSVDAPVQEAPQPVKKSRFAKRLQAVAAGWSEGTFRFLEELDQLPGRFADNADFFCVQDPGNITDDQLFELMMAEYPGWLPRARAQGLLPPQ
- a CDS encoding aminotransferase class I/II-fold pyridoxal phosphate-dependent enzyme, with the translated sequence MLGDYRIRGRRATEIAADVEHAVVTGVLPPEAALPPLRELAAELGVNPNTVAAAYRLLRDRGVIETAGRRGSRVRARPALTSRDAVRLAVPEGVRDLAQGNPDTVLLPDLEQAALEAARAHAVRPVLYGGPALDPRLRALAEASFAADGAPVGPVGSIASVGSVWGEPEEGEAATVGVASGSLDAIERIFLAWLRPGDTVAVEDPGWSSLLDLLPALGLKPVPVAVDDDGPLVQDVARTLAEGARALVVTSRAQNPTGAAVGPERASDLRAVLSHHPDVLLVEDDHGHGIVDLPCRLLCAGPDGRPVTAHWAVVRSAAKSLGPDLRVAVLTGDAQTLDRVRGRQRLGAGWVSHLLQRTVAALWAAEDTAPAAASYRARRDGLLAELAARGVPARGRSGLNVWIPVSDETATVAGLLQRGWVVAAGARFRIGSPPGVRVTVSSLTEEELPRLAADVAAVLRVRGGDVRGV
- a CDS encoding FMN-binding negative transcriptional regulator produces the protein MLIHPWDRGADQEWRTWLAARDFGLLAANGPDGAAPVLVPTQFVYQGGEEVLLHLARPNPVWAAIEANPRLTLAVTDDYAFVPGPWRPPAGTPPEQGVPTTYYASVHLVGTATVVDDPELKAALMDRQLAHFQPDTPRTPIVPGQPPFGRMLSAIRGLRLQITEVRPKFKYDDKKDVELQTAVAERLAERGRPRDAGARAQLLRRRDARSGS
- a CDS encoding sugar porter family MFS transporter; this encodes MHSREPQLTTTAHQRPAGEANLGHIIFIAAAAAMGGFLFGYDSSVISGAVTGIQHHFKVGNGETALVVSSALLGSAVGAAVAGGMADRLGRIRVMQIAGILFAISGVGSMFPPSIFVLGVWRVVGGLAIGMASVIAPAYIAEVAPPAVRGRLASFQQAAIVLGIFISQLVNYALNQGAGGSPNDKIAGIQAWQWMLGVETIPALIYFLMSFAIPESPRFLIASGRTDRARSVLTDIEDPGTDIDGRIEEIRTVISTEHKSSFKDLLNGRNLKAIVWIGIGASVFQQFVGINVIFYYSSLLWQSVGINASNSLLISVSTSLVNIVGTVIAVVLVDRVGRRPLALTGSAGMAVALGFAAWAFSYRHGTGTSATLPHLQATVALVAAHVFVLCFAFSWGVVVWVLLGEMFPNKIRALALSVAASAQWIANWAITVSFPTMSDWNLSATYVIYACFALLSIPFVYFFIKETKGRTLESMG
- a CDS encoding DUF6817 domain-containing protein, whose amino-acid sequence is MTAQAREMLQAANAAQIEHPGGTLLAHLERVEALLLSWDAPQPLASAGLCHAFYGTDGFPVILLDLEHRTVLAEAIGADAEALVYFYASCDRKATYRGLAEDDGLFHDRFTGTGYVPSLQQRRDFAELTAANELDLAAISPEIRGRYGPGLLTLFTRWRPLLSDPAWAYCRDVLSGIHRI
- a CDS encoding 4a-hydroxytetrahydrobiopterin dehydratase, whose translation is MLLSDDEIQARLAGLPEWERQGNTITRLVPVRYHAGVALIVHVADVSRLTSHHAEVHLSFDGVRFTVTTHDAGGQLTVADFELAERIDVIAAGHAAAWDVGPVS
- a CDS encoding GNAT family N-acetyltransferase, producing MGITIRQAVEQDVEAISVLLGEVEAYYGGDHEPADETQVHVALFAEPPAATVLLAVDGTAVVGLASFSRLWPAAGADTSMYLKELFVAEPARRRGIGAQLLDAVKEAAVEAGCSRLEWTGDTDNPTALTFYKKLGAPIHQTKTFYRLPL
- a CDS encoding VOC family protein, whose protein sequence is METYGRAQVRLARPSRDLRAAERFWVDGLGLGVLFRHDWDGTPQNHALLMLGWPDADWHLELVHAPGDPVLPAPTAEDLLVLYLDGPVPEELVERLEQHGGRRVAAHNPYWDQWGVTVQDPDGYRLVLSTRSWSNS
- a CDS encoding enoyl-CoA hydratase family protein, which gives rise to MSDTPPLVRYGVEQGVATLTLDSPANRNALSSRLVAELEQGLADAVKDPEVRAVVLTHTGGTFCAGADLSEATSGDPTANPRRLVAAMRAVVELAKPVVALVDGHVRAGGLGLLGACDLVVAGPKSTFAFTEVRLGLAPAAISLSLLPRLDPRGAARWCLTGAVFDSAEAQRIGLVTEAAEDPAAAVGELLDAFRKASPQGLAETKRLVTADVLRTFERDGESMVAQSALLFGSDEAREGMLSFLERRPPNWALGG
- a CDS encoding response regulator transcription factor; the protein is MIRVLLADDQLLVRAGFRALLDAQPDIEVVAEADDGLAAVRLARELVPDVVLMDIRMPERDGLAATRLISADPALAAVRVVVLTTFELDEYVFEALRSGAAGFLVKDTEPAELVRAVRAVHSGDGLLSPGVTRRLISEFAARSKQPEHSAPLERLTDREREVLALVGLGLSNDEIAGRLVVSPLTAKTHVSRTMVKLGARDRAQLVVLAYESGLVRPGWLG